A single region of the Chlamydia sp. genome encodes:
- a CDS encoding cyclic nucleotide-binding domain-containing protein: MNLIDKAFLLKKTFLFASLDMDVLLSIADKSEVMLFKASSEIFSEGQRSFSLYVIAEGCVKIFSKEAAIDVSLKPFDSFGEESFFNNSIRKYSAEAITLVKTLILSKGQFLSIIEECPSVALALLELYSKQIIFRDQ, translated from the coding sequence TTGAAAAAGACTTTCTTATTTGCTTCTTTAGACATGGACGTGCTGCTTTCCATAGCAGATAAGTCTGAAGTCATGCTTTTTAAAGCAAGCTCTGAGATTTTTTCAGAAGGGCAACGAAGCTTTAGCCTATATGTAATAGCTGAGGGTTGTGTAAAAATTTTTTCAAAAGAAGCTGCAATTGATGTTAGTCTCAAACCGTTTGATAGTTTTGGAGAAGAAAGTTTTTTTAATAATAGTATTCGGAAGTATTCTGCCGAAGCTATCACTCTTGTAAAAACTCTTATATTAAGCAAGGGACAGTTCTTAAGCATTATTGAAGAATGTCCCTCTGTTGCCCTGGCTCTCTTAGAACTGTATTCAAAACAAATAATCTTTCGCGACCAATAA